A region of Triplophysa dalaica isolate WHDGS20190420 chromosome 18, ASM1584641v1, whole genome shotgun sequence DNA encodes the following proteins:
- the LOC130406943 gene encoding low-density lipoprotein receptor-related protein 8-like, with amino-acid sequence MGHSSLLLVLIYVLYLPLTEVFASFQKCSSEEFSCNDGRCLPLNLRCDGVDHCGDSSDESTCFDCNTGSLNCVASAPCIHSSNICDGKPDCPDGADENDCTDLNTKVCSKSEFTCANGQCVVSSWRCDHSNDCQDGSDELGCDLNECEYDNGGCSHLCVDLPLGFICDCPSGMRLLQDTHCEDVDHCLDSDVCDQICIYSNESIACECQDGYDLTSGTGQCKATGGEAHMVVCTHEGIKWMDLYGSEERNITSWVTMGSPGPIAAGNAKNKLYWASPDDDHIYRISVDSSDHTHSELIKASTGILGLAVDELHEHLYWVSTSTHGLHVVSFNGSDQKQIISGLSRPTAVAVQPLKGHLFWADSGTSPRIERARLDGHQRIVLITSSIYHPVALSLDIPRGLLYWADSGLHTISRVAFDGNHRKTVVESNGYLDRPFGLAVFESRVYWSDQLTNSTCSANKHNGKELQVSQKLGSVLPAGLAILQPSLWPAEKDLPPTETKTTLTDSAFAWILFLTAFLSLLLVGAVICWRRSEFDIHRSLSLIGHISFKESQDPLLVTGPPMVHEHKDSTQSGPEM; translated from the exons ATGGGACACTCTTCTTTATTACTAGTGTTGATATATGTGTTATATTTACCTTTAACAGAAG TGTTCGCAAGTTTCCAGAAGTGTAGCAGTGAGGAATTTTCGTGTAATGACGGCAGGTGTTTGCCTTTGAACCTGCGCTGCGACGGTGTGGACCACTGCGGGGACAGTAGCGACGAAAGCACCTGCTTTGACTGCAATACCGGCTCGCTCAACTGCGTGGCATCAGCTCCCTGCATTCATTCCAGCAACATCTGTGATGGCAAGCCTGACTGCCCAGATGGTGCAGACGAGAACGATTGCACAGATCTCAATACAAAAGTTTGCTCCAAGTCAGAGTTCACGTGCGCCAATGGACAATGTGTGGTTAGTTCCTGGAGGTGCGACCACTCCAATGACTGTCAAGATGGCAGTGATGAACTGGGTTGTG atcTGAACGAGTGCGAGTATGATAACGGAGGCTGTTCTCACCTGTGTGTAGATCTACCATTAGGCTTCATTTGTGACTGTCCAAGTGGAATGAGGTTGCTCCAGGATACACACTGTGAGG ATGTGGACCACTGTCTTGATTCAGATGTGTGTGATCAGATTTGCATCTATTCCAATGAATCTATTGCATGTGAGTGTCAGGACGGGTATGATCTGACCTCAGGGACGGGGCAGTGCAAGGCTACAG GCGGTGAAGCTCATATGGTGGTCTGTACTCATGAGGGCATTAAGTGGATGGATCTCTATGGCTCAGAGGAAAGAAACATCACGTCTTGGGTCACAATGGGGTCACCGGGGCCTATTGCAGCTggaaatgcaaaaaacaaactGTATTGGGCCAGTCCAGATGATGACCACATTTACAG GATCTCTGTTGACTCCAGTGACCACACCCATTCTGAGTTGATAAAGGCCTCCACTGGCATTCTGGGATTAGCAGTAGATGAGCTCCATGAGCATCTGTACTGGGTCAGCACCAGTACACACGGGTTACACGTGGTCTCATTTAATGGATCTGACCAAAAGCAGATAATCTCTGGACTCTCCAGACCTACAGCAGTTGCTGTTCAACCTCTGAAAGg ACATCTGTTCTGGGCAGATAGTGGGACATCGCCCAGAATTGAGCGTGCCAGACTGGATGGACACCAAAGAATAGTACTGATAACCTCTTCTATATATCACCCTGTGGCACTTTCACTAG ATATTCCCAGAGGTCTGTTATATTGGGCTGACTCGGGCCTCCACACAATATCAAGGGTTGCATTTGATGGAAACCACAGAAAGACAGTTGTAGAGTCCAATGGATATCTGGATCGACCGTTCGGACTGGCAGTGTTTGAG AGTCGTGTGTATTGGAGCGACCAGTTGACCAACTCCACATGTAGTGCAAACAAGCACAACGGAAAGGAACTTCAGGTGTCCCAGAAGCTCGGTTCTGTTTTACCTGCTGGGCTGGCCATTTTACAACCATCTTTGTGGCCTGCAG AAAAAGATCTGCCTCCAACGGAAACTAAAACCACACTGACTGATTCAGCCTTTGCATGGATTCTATTTTTGACCG CCTTTCTCAGCCTTCTGTTGGTGGGAGCAGTAATATGCTGGCGAAGGTCAGAGTTCGACATtcatcgctctctctctcttatcgGACACATATCATTCAAGGAGTCCCAGGACCCCCTTCTAGTGACTGGACCACCTATGGTAcatgaacacaaa GATAGCACACAGTCTGGTCCGGAAATGTGA